Proteins from a genomic interval of Benincasa hispida cultivar B227 chromosome 7, ASM972705v1, whole genome shotgun sequence:
- the LOC120080826 gene encoding aspartate-semialdehyde dehydrogenase yields the protein MAALSSSRTSFFLSTASPHPKPRRISRVVRMAYQENGPSLAVVGVTGAVGQEFLSVLSDREFPYRSIKMLASKRSAGKSVRFQGEEHIVEELTADSFDGVDIALFSAGGSISKHFGPIAVEKGTIVVDNSSAFRMVENVPLVIPEVNPEAMKGIKVGNGKGALIANPNCSTIICLMAVTPLHRHAKVLRMVVSTYQAASGAGAAAMEELVQQTREVLEGKPPTCNIFRDQYAFNLFSHNASVLSNGYNEEEMKLVKETRKIWSDANVKVTATCIRVPVMRAHAESINLQFENPLDENAAREILKNAPGVVIIDDRAANQFPTPLKVSNKDDIAVGRIRQDVSLDGNKGLDIFICGDQIRKGAALNAVQIAELLL from the exons ATGGCGGCTCTATCTTCTTCACGAACctccttcttcctctccacTGCTTCTCCTCACCCTAAACCAAGGCGCATCTCTAGAGTTGTTCGCATGGCATATCAGGAGAACGGTCCCTCTCTCGCTGTCGTCGGCGTCACCGGTGCCGTCGGCCAGGAATTTCTCTCCGTCCTTTCCGATCGCGAGTTTCCTTATCGCTCCATCAAGATGCTGGCCTCCAAGCGCTCTGCTGGAAAGTCTGTTCGCTTTCAAGGCGAAGAGCATATTGTCGAGGAGCTCACCGCGGATAGCTTCGACGGTGTGGACATTGCTCTCTTCAGCGCTGGAGGTTCCATCAGCAAGCACTTTGGACCGATTGCTGTTGAGAAGGGGACTATTGTGGTTGATAATAGCTCCGCATTTCGAATGGTTGAGAATGTGCCTCTTGTTATTCCGGAGGTTAATCCTGAAGCTATGAAGGGGATTAAGGTTGGAAATGGCAAGGGCGCTTTGATTGCTAATCCTAATTGCTCGACCATCATCTGCCTGATGGCTGTCACTCCTCTGCATCGTCACGCTAAG GTGTTACGTATGGTTGTTAGTACATATCAAGCAGCTAGTGGTGCTGGTGCTGCAGCAATGGAAGAGCTTGTGCAACAAACTCGTGAG GTCCTGGAAGGCAAACCGCCAACTTGTAATATATTTAGGGATCAG TATGCTTTCAATTTGTTCTCCCACAATGCATCTGTTCTTTCAAATGGATACAATGAAGAGGAAATGAAATTAGTAAAAGAAACCCGGAAAATATGG AGTGATGCAAATGTTAAAGTTACTGCCACTTGTATACGAGTTCCTGTCATGCGGGCACATGCTGAGAGTATTAATCTTCAATTTGAGAATCCCCTTGATGAG AACGCAGCCAGAGAGATTCTGAAAAATGCTCCTGGAGTCGTCATTATTGACGACCGGGCTGCCAACCAGTTTCCAACACCACTGAAAGTATCAAACAAAGATGACATTGCTGTTGGAAGGATTCGACAGGATGTTTCACTTGATGGAAATAAAGG GTTGGATATCTTCATTTGTGGTGATCAAATCCGCAAGGGTGCAGCGCTTAATGCTGTTCAGATCGCCGAGTTGTTACTGTAG